In the genome of Chlamydia sp., the window AAAGCTGGGCGTCGTCGTTGGAAAGGAATTCGTCCAACAGTTCGAGGAACAGCAATGAACCCTGTTGATCACCCACATGGTGGTGGTGAAGGGCGTCATAACGGATATATTTCCCAGACTCCTTGGGGTAAAGTCACGAAAGGATTGAAGACTCGTGATAAACGTAAGAGCAATAAATGGATAGTTAAGGATAGAAGGAAATAGGGATTATGAGTAGATCGCTAAGAAAAGGTCCTTTTGTTGATCATCACCTTCTTAAAAAGGTTCGAGATATGAACTCTTTGGAGAAGAAATCTCCAATTAAAACGTGGTCTCGTCGTTCTATGATTACTCCAGAAATGATTGGACACACTTTTGAAGTTCATAATGGTCGTAAATTTTTGACGGTTTTTGTGTCTGAAACCATGGTTGGGCACAAATTGGGAGAATTTTCTCCAACAAGAATGTTTAAGAGCCATCCCGTTAAGAAAGGGTAAGTCATAAGGAGACAGGTTATGTTTAAAGCGACGGCCCGATACATACGGGTTCAGCCAAGAAAGGCTCGTTTAGCTGCGGGGTTAATGAGAAACCGTAGTGTTATTGAGGCTCAACAGCAGCTCAGCTTTTCTCAAATGAAAGCTGGGAGATGTCTTAAGAAAGTTTTGGATAGCGCAGTTGCGAATGCGGAATCTAATGAAAATATAAAACGTGAAAATCTTTGCGTTGTTGAAGTTCGGGTGGATGCTGGCCCAATGTTCAAAAGAATGAAATCAAAAAGTCGTGGGGGAAGAGCCCCTGTTTTGAAGCGCACGAGTCATCTAACTGTAATTGTTGGCGAGAGAGGGCAGTAGGAGTAAGATATGGGTCAAAAAGGATGTCCAGTAGGGTTCCGTACAGCGGTTACTAAAAAATGGCGATCTTTATGGTACGGGAATAATCAAGAGTTCGGAAAATTTCTTATTGAAGATGTGAAAATTCGAGAATTCTTGAAAAAGAAACCCTCTTGTCAAGGTGCGGCAGGTTTTGTTGTGAAACGTATGAGTGGTAAAATAGAAGTGACCATTCATACAGCTAGACCTGGATTGGTGATTGGGAAAAAGGGAGCTGAGGTAGAATCTTTAAAAGCTGAATTGAAAAAATTAACCGGGAAAGACGTTTGGGTCGAGATTGCAGAGATTAAACGTCCAGAGTTAAATGCTCAGCTTGTAGCAGATGGTATTGCCAAACAAATAGAAAGAAGAGTGTCTTTCAGAAGAGCCATGAAAAAAGCTTTGCAATCGGTGATGGATGCTGGAGCTCTTGGAGTTAAAGTTCAAGTTTCAGGTCGTTTGGCTGGAGCTGAGATTGCTCGATCAGAGTGGTATAAAAACGGTCGTGTTCCTCTTCATACGCTTAGAGCAGATATTGATTACGCTACGGCATCTGCAGAGACTACTTATGGAATTATCGGCATAAAAGTTTGGATTAATCTTGGTGAAAATAAGGCCGTTCCTGCGGCTAGTCATGCAGGTACTGTCTCAACAGCAGCTGCGTAATGCAGGCAGGTTATAAGGGTGTGTGAATTATTATGTTAATGCCTAAACGAACAAAATTTCGCAAGCAGCAGAAAGGTCAGTTTGCTGGATTAAGTAAAGGAGCAACGTTTGTTGACTTCGGCGAGTTTGGAATGCAGACTTTAGAAAGAGGATGGATTACTAGTCGCCAAATTGAGGCATGTAGGGTTGCTATCAACAGATATTTAAAACGTAAAGGAAAGGTCTGGATTCGAATTTTTCCTGATAAAAGCGTAACGAAAAAACCTGCTGAAACTCGAATGGGTAAAGGTAAGGGAGCTCCTGATCATTGGGTAGCTGTTGTTCGTCCCGGACGTATTTTATTTGAAGTAGCAAACGTTTCGAAAGAAGATGCTCAAGACGCTTTGAGAAGAGCTGCAGCGAAATTAGGGATCAGAACTCGCTTTGTTAAGCGTGTGGAAAGGGTGTAGTATGGGAGCAAAAAAGAATTTATTAGCGGAGCTTAGAGAAAAAAGTTCAGAAAAGTTAGATGAGTTTATTCATGATAACAAAAAAGCTCTTTTCACATTACGAGCAGAAGCTGCTTTACAGAATAAAGCTGTAAAAACTCATCAATTTTCTGTGTATAAGAAAAATGTTGCTCGTGCTCTAACAATAAAACAAGAAAAAAAGGATAGAGTCCATGGCTAGTGATGTGAGAGGCCGAAGAAAGACCAAAATTGGTGTAGTTGTCTCATCAAAAATGGAAAAAACTGTTGTTGTTCGAGTGGAAAGAGTATACTCGCACCCTCAATATGCTAAGGTAGTTAGGGATTCTAGCAAGTATTATGCGCATAATGAGTTGGATGTGAAAGAGGGTGATACTGTTCGAATCCAAGAGACGCGTCCTTTGTCTAAAACAAAGAGATGGCGGGTTGTCGAGCGTGTAAATTAGTGGTGGTTTAACGATTATGATCCAGCAAGAAAGTCAGTTAAAAGTTGCCGATAATACGGGAGCTAAAAAGGTAAAGTGTTTCAAAGTTCTAGGCGGGTCTCGTCGGCGTTACGCAACAGTCGGGGATGTGATTGTTTGTTCTGTAAGAGATGTTGAGCCTGATAGTTCCGTAAGGAAAGGGGATGTTGTTAAGGCTGTTATTGTGCGAACTCGAAATAACATTCGTCGTAAAGATGGATCTACATTAAGATTTGATACAAATAGCTGTGTAATCATCGATGATAAAGGCAATCCTAAAGGAACTAGAATTTTTGGGCCTGTAGCAAGAGAGATTCGGGATCGCGGCTTCATTAAAATTAGTTCTTTGGCTCCTGAGGTGATTTAAAGGTAAGATGATATGAAGAGACGTAGTGTATGTGTCGGTGACACTGTTTATGTGCTTGCTGGAAACGACAAGGGTAAGCAAGGAAAAGTTTTACGTTGTTTAAAAGATAAGGTTGTCGTTGAAGGAATTAATGTCCGAGTGAAAAATATTAAACGCTCTCAAGAAAATCCTAAAGGGAAGCGCATTAATATTGAGGCTCCTCTCCATATTTCTAACGTACGTTTGAGTATCGATAATCAGCCTGCTAGACTGTTTGTTAAAGTTACAGAAAAAGGACGAGAGCTTTGGAATAAGCATTCTGATGGAAGTTCTTCATTATACCGACTGGTAAGAGAGAGAAAGGGTTAATATGAGCAGGTTAAAAAAACTGTATACTGAAGAGATCAGAAAAACTCTTCAAGATAAGTTTAAGTATGAAAATGTTATGCAAATCCCTGTTCTTAAAAAGATCGTAATAAGCATGGGGCTTGCTGAGGCTGCGAAGGATAAAAACCTTTTTCAGGCTCATTTGGAGGAATTAGCAGTTATTTCTGGTCAAAAGCCATTGGTAACGAGAGCTAAAAACTCTATTGCGGGCTTTAAATTACGTGAAGGGCAAGGAATTGGTGCAAAAGTTACTCTACGTGGAATTCGTATGTATGACTTTATGGACCGTTTTTGCAATATTGTCTCTCCAAGAATTCGAGACTTTAGGGGATTTTCTTGTAAAGGGGATGGGCGAGGATGCTATTCTCTTGGTTTAGATGATCAACAAATCTTCCCTGAGGTGGATTTAGATCGTGTTAAACGATCTCAGGGGATGAATATTACATGGGTAACCACAGCACAAACCGATGCGGAGTGCCTTACCTTGTTAGAGTGTATGGGCTTGCGTTTCAAGAAGGCT includes:
- the rpsS gene encoding 30S ribosomal protein S19; amino-acid sequence: MSRSLRKGPFVDHHLLKKVRDMNSLEKKSPIKTWSRRSMITPEMIGHTFEVHNGRKFLTVFVSETMVGHKLGEFSPTRMFKSHPVKKG
- the rplV gene encoding 50S ribosomal protein L22, with protein sequence MFKATARYIRVQPRKARLAAGLMRNRSVIEAQQQLSFSQMKAGRCLKKVLDSAVANAESNENIKRENLCVVEVRVDAGPMFKRMKSKSRGGRAPVLKRTSHLTVIVGERGQ
- the rpsC gene encoding 30S ribosomal protein S3, with the protein product MGQKGCPVGFRTAVTKKWRSLWYGNNQEFGKFLIEDVKIREFLKKKPSCQGAAGFVVKRMSGKIEVTIHTARPGLVIGKKGAEVESLKAELKKLTGKDVWVEIAEIKRPELNAQLVADGIAKQIERRVSFRRAMKKALQSVMDAGALGVKVQVSGRLAGAEIARSEWYKNGRVPLHTLRADIDYATASAETTYGIIGIKVWINLGENKAVPAASHAGTVSTAAA
- the rplP gene encoding 50S ribosomal protein L16, whose protein sequence is MLMPKRTKFRKQQKGQFAGLSKGATFVDFGEFGMQTLERGWITSRQIEACRVAINRYLKRKGKVWIRIFPDKSVTKKPAETRMGKGKGAPDHWVAVVRPGRILFEVANVSKEDAQDALRRAAAKLGIRTRFVKRVERV
- the rpmC gene encoding 50S ribosomal protein L29; amino-acid sequence: MGAKKNLLAELREKSSEKLDEFIHDNKKALFTLRAEAALQNKAVKTHQFSVYKKNVARALTIKQEKKDRVHG
- the rpsQ gene encoding 30S ribosomal protein S17 yields the protein MASDVRGRRKTKIGVVVSSKMEKTVVVRVERVYSHPQYAKVVRDSSKYYAHNELDVKEGDTVRIQETRPLSKTKRWRVVERVN
- the rplN gene encoding 50S ribosomal protein L14, producing MIQQESQLKVADNTGAKKVKCFKVLGGSRRRYATVGDVIVCSVRDVEPDSSVRKGDVVKAVIVRTRNNIRRKDGSTLRFDTNSCVIIDDKGNPKGTRIFGPVAREIRDRGFIKISSLAPEVI
- the rplX gene encoding 50S ribosomal protein L24 encodes the protein MKRRSVCVGDTVYVLAGNDKGKQGKVLRCLKDKVVVEGINVRVKNIKRSQENPKGKRINIEAPLHISNVRLSIDNQPARLFVKVTEKGRELWNKHSDGSSSLYRLVRERKG
- the rplE gene encoding 50S ribosomal protein L5, yielding MSRLKKLYTEEIRKTLQDKFKYENVMQIPVLKKIVISMGLAEAAKDKNLFQAHLEELAVISGQKPLVTRAKNSIAGFKLREGQGIGAKVTLRGIRMYDFMDRFCNIVSPRIRDFRGFSCKGDGRGCYSLGLDDQQIFPEVDLDRVKRSQGMNITWVTTAQTDAECLTLLECMGLRFKKAQ